taataaccgCCAGGAAACGCTGcataaagtgctttaaaatattactggtgtttgtgcatttttttagtttgttccAAAAGGTTCATGTACGATAGTATTAGTGTTTTAGTAAAGTAATAGCATTTTtccaataaaatgattaattgtgcagtTCTCCCCCGTGCAATGAAAGTCAGTGCTttcttttatatcttttttgtgTTCTGCCGAAGAAAGAAGGTGATTGTGAATAAACAAATGACAGGAGCGTTATTTCTGTGTGAGTTGCACGAGCTAAAAAAACCCTTTCTCATTCCTTTGTGCGAAGAACGAGAGATTTGATTCAGAAATGAGGTTTGCACACATTATTAGTATCAATAACACAATATTAACGATCGAATCATTTCAACCAGCTACCTTTCTCAACGCTTGAATCTGTTTTGTGAATCATCTACAACACTGTGTTCATAACACGCTATCTTGCTCTTAATACAAACAGTTTTCCATCCTCCACAGGACAGAGGTGACCCGTGTCCACTCTTTACCTGGAATCAAGTTAACCGGAGGCCCCTTGTTTGCCTTTTAGGTTCACCTGAACCCTGGCTGACTCAAGTTATGACTCCACATTTGAGTTTCTTGCAGTCTAATGAAAGAGTTACTGTTCAAAATCCAATTATTGCATCACCATGGTTACAGTTTAATCGTATTTGACATGGGCCAACCACGTGGTTGcttagtgagagagagagagagagagagagagagagagagagagagagagcttagtgagagagagagagagagagatttgagatgggacagagagagagagagagagagagagagagagagagagagagagagagagagagagagagagagatttggaTGGGACAGCCTTCCTTTTAGCCTTCATCTCAGACTGTCTTCACCAGCATGGATGTTTTGACAGATCAAGACGTGCAAAAGGTAAAAAAACCGCGTCTGAATTGAAAatagtgtgtttttatgttcaCGGGAAACCCTGGAAAACGCGTTTTTTTTTACGAGTACAGCTCTGTCACATGACAATCAGTGTTTTgctttaatagtaataaatattttcatggctCAGGGCCTCGTGCACGCGTGCAGAAGAtgcacaacatttaaaaaacacgtGTGGTTTGGTGAAAGCGCGTTTGGAATAAGTTTTATCCTAATTTGAAGCGTGTTGCGTAATACGAGAGAAACAGGACGAGCTGCCGGAGTGGAATGTGGAGCGAAATAGGGGGCGTGGAAATGGGCGGGGCCTGCAGACGAggttttaaacttattttacttttttaaaacgattattattatcataagtagtagtagtagtagtatcatCATACAGTTTATTATTGATACGATTATCGATATCCCGACAGGTAGACTTATGTCGTATGAGAACCGTTACTTTTCTGAGCGCTGTTGGTGATCGACCAATCACAGCCTTCTTGATTACATGAAGAACGTACTTCATTTGACCATGTGCAACAATTAATGAAAGGAATTTAAAATGTGGATATCATGTCAgattaacacattttataaacacaatactgtcctcaaaaaaaaaaaaaaaaaataaataaataaataaaataaataaataatatatatatatatatatatatatatatatatatatatatatatatatatatatatatatatatatatatatatatatttttttatgtattatttatttatttatgttttaatacatacatatatatatatatatatatatatatatatatatatatatatatatatatatatatagtagaaaAATGCTGtggtttttgttagtttttaatGACTGAtcacaaacaacagcaaaacagaagtttgtgtttttgtgttttgatcgATTTAAAAGAAAGGAGCCAAATAGGAAAAGTAAATCAACAGGTTTTTATGACGTAAccacaatatttttaaacatatggTTAATATACTCACTCatacttatattaaataaaatttacgTAGTAGTTTAAAGAATATCGTGCCGCTGCCTTGGTACATGTGAAATGCAGAAACgtttaaccttaaaaaaaagctatgttttgaagcatgagctggttttagctggtctctAGTTGGTAATGTGCTGGTCTTGAACCGGTTGTAAGGTGGTTTTGAGTCCTGGTCCTACTAAGCAACCGCCTCGTGCTTAGGACCagtttttgtaactttttgcTGTCGATTAGAGTTATCGCAGTGACCCGGTGTCTGTGTGAATGGTGTAGTTCCGGGCCGAGGGCTACCTGGTTCTGGACGGCCTCCTGTCCTCGGAGGAGTGTGACTCTCTGCGGGTCCGTATGAGCGAGATCATCGAGCGGATGGACGTTCCCGAACACTGCAGGACGCAGTTCTCCACCGACCACGACGAGCAGCTGAAAACACAGGTAAACCCCTGCAGACCACTACCCAGAATGCATCGCCGGCACGCGTCTGCCGTAGCGCTCTAACCAACGCTCTCCTACGCTTTACCTCCCGCATGCAACCAAACGCCTCCGGGTGAAGATGCAGGTAACATGGACTGTTTGCGAACCCTGTAAAACTGGAAAACTGTTTGTTGTAAATCCATGCTTTTTCCCGAAAAACGATCGAGTCATTAGGGCCGTGTTTGGTGTGTATCCAGGGAAACGCTGACTATTTCATCACCAGCGGAGACAAGATCCGTTTCTTCTTCGAGAAAGGAGTGTTCGACGATAAAGGTTCGCTTTGATTGCTATTTTGAGATATAGAGAGAGGCAGCAAATGCACGACGagactctatatatatatatatgtgtgtgttgtgttttcagGAGAGTTCATTGTGCCGAGAGAACAATCTTTGAATAAAATCGGACATGGTGAGCAGTGGCGAAAATAGCATTTCGTATAATTCAGTCGTGTTTGAACATAACCGGTCATCGATCGTCGATGGCATATCATTCTTTGCTCTTGAAGGTCCGTGTTTTCTTCTCCCCACAGCTCTGCACGCTCACGAGCCGCTGTTTAAAGCAGTCACCCACTCAGACAAAGTTCAAGTAATGTTCAGTCCTCCGTGCTGATCCTCTCTGTGTGTTCAGTGCAAGGTCAAAACCGCACTGGATTCAATCAGAAGATTGATGAGACCTCTTTAAAAGCAGACGAGTGGTGtacaatataaaagaaaaattaaatagaataaatgttAGATTTAACGGTTTTCAGATGAAtgctaactaaaataaaaactacatagaaatgtttaaaagtagtaataaaaaattacattaaatttaaatgcaaaccaaaaattaaacaaaaaaaaatctaaatagtaTTACTAAACCTGTAAGCGAAAGAAACACCTGTTAAATTGGCGTAGAAATATTTTTGACGAAAGCTAATAATAAAACACCTGAAATAAAAAcgatataaatattatataaatatttttttaaaaatgcacaaagcaCATAAGAAAAGTAACAAAAGCactaatatgtaaaatacattttaaaaaaaattaattaattaaaaattcaactaaaatttcaaaataaaaaaaattattaaagctacatagaaatattttatacaaatatgaataagTTCTTTTAGTGCTAcgctattatataaataatactgataTCACTGTACTTCACTAAACTCATTTTTAGATGGTCTaacgtgtgtttgtttgttatcgGCAGGATCTGGGGAAGAAACTCGGTCTGATAAACCCTGTGATTCTGCAGAGTATGTACATCTTTAAGGTACAGTTAGGTACAGCACTAATATGATGTTATTTACACACATTGTAAGGGTCTTCATTTCATCGCTCGCCTCTTTGTTCAACAGCAACCAGGGATTGGCGGAGAAGGTAAGACCCTCACCTCATTTAACCGACGGGAACGCCGTACAGAACCACTCggttgacctttgacctttgacctcagtGACCCCTCACCAGGACGCCACCTTCCTCTACACGCAGCCCCTGGGGAGAGTGACGGGCGTGTGGATGGCCCTGGAGGACGCCTCGCTGGAGAACGGCTGCCTGTGGTTCATCCCGGGGTCACACAGCGGTGGGCGCTCACGCTCGGCGCAGATTCTTCTGAGCGCAGCTTGACCTCGCttttcaaatgtgtttgtgtgtctcttcCTGCGTGCGTCAGATGGGATTACCAGGCGGATGGTGCGGACACCTAAAGGCACGTTTCCTCTCACTGATTTCATCGGGCGAGAGAAGAATTACGACGACAAGCTCTTTGTTCCCGCCCCTGTCAAAAAAGGTGAGGTATAGGTaacaaggtttttttgtttgtttgttaaagttTAGgggttttattcagttttgcaGTTTATTGTGGACTACTCAGACCAGAACTAACATTAGCTGTCAAACATTAATAGAGgagtaaaatgagaaaaaaaaaaaaaaaaataaaataaaataaatatatatatatatatatatatatatatatatatatatatatatatatatatatatacatatttattcatatatactttagaaaaatttatatatagtctatataatatatataaattatatcatatataaagatatttaatatataaacagaacctatttttcttaaatacatgcatgtatatatatatatatatatatatatatatatatatatatataaaatatttcagatgcaattaatcatggtaatttgaaagcactaatatatatatatatatatatatatatatatatatatatatatatatatatatatatatatatatatatatatatatatatatatatattattttattttattatgatcaaatttacaatttaaaaaattgcaataatctctttttacattttcattatttaaaaaatctcagcaaaatatacacacaatgttttctttacaaagctaattaaaaaaaaatcatactaaaactataacacacaacacaaactttcatattattttatatttacttaatttgatatattttatattcagttcaGAAGTCTCTTCTATTCACCAAGGccgcatttatttaaaaaataaaaatagaaaaaacaataatattgttttctattgtaaaatgtaattaatgtgatgcaaatgtgaattttcagtgtcacgtgaaatcattctaatattataaatttttacTTATAACCGATGTCGTGCTGTTCATATTTatggtgaaaatgaaaaacgaatttaaagaaaataaagctgaCTAAAAGGACTCCTTTCTTGTAGGAGGAGCGGTCCTGATCCACGGTGAGGTGGTCCACCGCAGCGCTGCAAACACGTCCGCCGCCTCCCGCCACGTTTACACCTTTCACATCATGGAGTCTGAAAACACCGTTTGGAGTCCCGAGAACTGGTAAgagcagtgcatgctgggtaacGCTCGCGCGAGGAAGCCTAGTTTGTAAAGCGCTTGTGTTTTTATCTCTCAGGCTACAACCGACAGAAGAGCTGCCCTTCCCGCCGCTCTACACCTAAACACCAGCATAGAGCTTTGGAAATGAACCAAAGAAAGGAAACCATTTTGAATCCTCTGTATAGTTTATCCACAACAGTGTTATTTAAAGGATCGTTTTTGCTAACCGAAGAGCGCTTGCTCTTTATAATCTGAATCTCAGAAAGCGAGAAACACTTCATTTCTTTAGAAATtcgctttatttcttttaacgCAACCTTCTCTGGGCACCCGACAAAATCAATACAATATAGAAAAAGGTATGAATGTTTGATAGCAAGTATAATCTGGtttataaaactgaaaactgaaaaatcagAAAAATCTCATATCTAGACATTGCCGAAAAACCAACTTCAATAAAgagagcaacaacaacaaaaacatttgaaataaaaatgatttttttcacgATAAGTTACTTCTAGTATTGTTTCATGCTGGGTCACTTACGTGGAAGAAACTGATCTTTTAACGCAAAGtaaaaagcagttatttaaatacacaaaaaaaaatcattaaaaatcatgatttacaaaataaacatccaGCAATCTTTGTCATATCCCAATGTCGAAATATGGACTATAAAGTAGCACATTTGATTATAATCGCCAGGTAGTTTAAAAGCAAGTTTACACTTAAACAAGAGCGTCATGCAAATGTCCCAGAATGCACTTCTAACGCCGTTCCCGTGGCAACCGACAACCTGACGCACTCGACACGAAACGCTGAGAGCACGAGAAAAAGGCCTCAGTCAAAtatcatgaataaattaaagtttaaacatACATAATTCACGAAATGTCTGAATTACGCCGTCTTTCTCCGAGCGAGGACAGCGGCTGAACTGCATACATGCGTTTACAGAGCGATCCGTACATTAATATCTACAGACGAACCACTGATAGCATTAAACCCTTCAGAATACAAAACACGTTTTAAGGCGACAAGCTACGCTACCAGTCCTTCGTATTGCATCGCTTCTATTCATAGCATCAAAATTATAGTGTTTTAGTCGTGTAAAAACAGTGGTGTTCTTCGATGGCTCGAGTGATGCATAATATATGAGGCTATAAAGGACTGAAAGgatataattatgcatttttgcgAAACGGGTTAATCTGATAAAACACGTAAAGGGtggtatttcaaataaacagaaattgTTTTGCGGAACTAAAAGGCAATTTTTTGCACGTTGACGTAAGCACGTTTCCAcaactttataatgtaaaaaaactcaTTCTAATTATTGCAATGCAGTTTtaaacattatgaaatatttttaataatttataaatctacatgattaaaataaccaaatatatacacataatagtAGTTTATGTTAAcctataaaacattatataagacaaataacaataagaatttatttgtggattatatatatatatatatatatatatatatatatataaataaaaaataaaatgttaatgaacaTATATCTTTAAAGtaattaagaatatttttttacattttaaaatgttagaaatgtgcttttaaaccATGAAAATTATAtagaacatataaaaataaaaataaaggcagacatttatctaaataaatacaaataatgtgtgtgtgtgtgtgtgtatcagcgAGTGCAGGCATTGTTAAAGGGCAtaacgttttctttttttaataatgtgcaACTCAATCCCTGTCATTTATACTGGACTGACAGATGCAGGATTTGAgcgaattaaatattaacagcgTCTCAAGACATCAGAGCTTTCTCAGAggacatacaaaaaaaaataaatgctgcaaataacataaatgaacaatgcaggtacagttcacccaaaaatgaaaatgatgtaatTTACTGTTGCAAACCGGTACGGgtctctttcttctgtgaagatattttgaggaacGTTTTAAACCAAACCGTTTCGGCTCCAAAGCAAGGGACAGAGTGCCGGGAAGGCAATGGGACCCGAAACTATTTGGTTGCTAACGTTCTTCAAATACTCTGTTCGACGGAAAACGAAATgcatacgggtttggaatgacacgagacGGGGAAGtttattttttgagtttaaAAGCTGCCAACGGCTTTCAAACAAAACCGTCACGGGTGACTCAAACTAACTCACTGCGATAGCCGCTAGTGGtgcaaaaaatacacttttcacCTTCAAACTACTTTTTTGTAGTCGATTACAACATCAAGTAGTCGTCTAGTTTGTTACGGTCTAATGCTATAATTCTTGGATGAATTTCAGTGCATTTCTATTCACTGTACGACGCTCATCGACGCTCTAATGATGTGTCGTTACTGCATTTCGCTTTCCAAACTCGCAATGATGACTTTAACGCTGTCGATATATCTGTGCATCGGCGTATCGGTCTGTTCTCATAGCAGCAGGAGGATGTAAAGGTACAGAGGAAGCAGCAGGTTGTCGATCTGCGTCGTGTACGCTTCCAGCATGGCCACCATCGTGATCGAACCCACGACCCACGAGTAGCTGGCGTTTAGGTTAATGCTGCCGTCGGCGATGAGGAAGACCACCACGGCGATGATCTGAGCGAATACGGAGGTGGCCGTGCCCTCGAAGGTCTTCTTGGTGCCGGGCCAGCGGATCTCTCCGACCGTGCTCCCGAAGACGGACGCTACCGTGTCGCCGACTCCCACCGCCAACACGCCGGCGTAGGGCACCAGGCCACCGGCGCCCCCTAGGCCTCCGTTAGGGGTGCAGGACGCGGGCGTGAGCCAGACCGGAAGGGCGACGCCGAGGAGAAGGTAGATGTGGGTGAGAATAAGCGGCCCCGAGTCCCTCTCATCCAGGAATAAAGTGAGCAGGCGTCGCAACGGCGCCCCCAGTGGTCGGATGCGGAAATAGCGGACGAATTCGAGGAACAGAAACGCAGCGAGGCATCCGACCGCGGCGAGGTGCAGCAGAGGACGATCCAGCGCGAGTCCAGGAGCGAAGGTTAATACGGTGAGGAGGTGGAAGTACTTCCGCACGGCCGTCGAAGCTTGGTGCTTCTTGCTTCCGGCCGAGCGGTGGCTGTTCTGGTGCATCACGAGGGCCACCGCTAGAAGCAGCAGAGCGGCCCAGAACCCGATCAGCCACAGGCGAGTGTTGGTCTCGGCGATGAAATGCATCAGCCAGGTGATGGGGTGATGCTGCGTGAGCAGGGAGAGCCACGGTACCAACAGGCCCAGACCCAAAACGGCCGTCATGGTGTGGAAGAAGAGCGACGCCGACCAGGTCTCCGATTCCATGAAGACGAAGAGCACGGCGAAGAAGATCCCCAGCAGCACTAAGCCCAGCACGGCGACCGGGAGGAAATACGGAAGCGGGTCTGCGTTCGCGTTCCCAGATGAGGCTAGAGAGCGTTTGATGAGCTGGTTGATGATGAAACTGATCCCGCCGAGGATGAGGAGGGCCTCGCCGGGAGTGAAGCAGCGCGGGAGGAGGTACAGGAGGATTAAGCTCAGATACACAAAAATGAGCAACACCTCCAAGACTTCGATCACCTCGGAGACCGTCAGCGTTTGCTTGACCGTGTAGAGGATGGCGCTGCCTGCGATGCCGGCTATGACGCAGGTGTTTGTGGGCACCGGGCGAGTGATGCCCAGCGCGATGAGCGACAGGAAGAGCGCCAGCATCATGCCGATCACCGTCACGACCATCGCGAAGCGCTCCATGTAAACGTTCCCCACGGCGACGCAGCGCCCCCTCAAAGCCAGCCCCAGCAGAGGAAGCACCATGCTGGCCGGCAACACGCCGCTGTTGGACGACGGACGGAACTGGAAGACGGCGGCGCCGGTCCGAATGAGCCGGTCCCATTTGTGCTGCACGTAAAAAGCCTGGACGGCCAGAGCGACGCAGCACCAGGAGAGCTGGTTCCACACGGCGCAGTGAACGGAGAGGACCACGGAGAAGACCACGGCAGATTCGACCAGCACGGGATCCGGCTGCATGGCGGCGGGGCGTACGGGCGACGAAGGCTTCCGGGAATCTGAGACGTCGAGCGTGGAGGTCTGTCAGAGAGTTCCTGGTGAACACGCCAACATTGTCCGCTTCTCGCTCTCCTGCAGCCggcaaaaacacagcaaaacatcATTAgacaaaacactttcaaaataacatgattaaataataataatgcaaatatcatttcatttattgattaaatgcTTTCTCttactatttttttcttaattttcacaaaccaaacaaaaacacgATCAACTCAAACGAACACAATCTCTACTTTTTAGCATTTCCTCCACGCGAAAACACATGAACTAAAAtactacatatttttttaaacgtaatactatatttagcattttttccgAACatcacaaaactaaaataaaccaaCTCTAACCATGTTTTTCTCTCAATTTGAGCGTTTTcctcaaacaaaaacacatcaactaaaataaactaaatacaaCATTTCCATATTCTCAAGAAATAAAACGCATAATAAGCTACAATAAAAATCCATAAcagtacaatattttaatattctccagagaaaaacactaaatatattactaaactataataaacaaaaacaactttttttaaatatattttgaagctaattaatttgaatatggcaatatcataattttttgtaaatgttattaCCATGGTAATTTCttagtattattttaagtaacttGCACCAGTTTATTgtgccattattattattattattattattattatattaaagtattCCATGGTACAGCCTTCGCTCTTTTGTTTCTAAAATCATCATTCTATGATAGTAAAAAGTATTTACTTAATGTTATGTGATATTCAATGTGAAGCTGTGGCTTAAAACCTACAAAGGCAGGATTTAGGGACCCTTCTAAGAATGCTAGATAGGGAGGTAGCTAGGTCTCGACACGCGTCCAGTCCGCCCAGAGCTTCTGTTCTCACCGTGAAACTAAAGAAGGACGTCTAATTTCTCAACGGCGGTGAACTCTAGACACTGTGAACTTTAGCACTGTTGAACGCTCAACACCAGCGTTTTCTAAACATggtaaattatgaaaatacagTGTTACTTTGTCAGCGAAAGTAAAACGATCTGCTCTTAATGGCTGGATGCTCTGGCGTTACAGTGattaataatatacacaaataatagAGAAAACCTGAGAAACCTGTGCATGATGTATTTTGATTGCAcctataaatactgtattaaaaatatatatgcgcaaatataatataaatattttataagtaatctgaaaatagcatattagagaatattatttttaagccTTATTCAATACAATTTCTGGGTAatcaaaatctatttattttattacatattacatgtaTCGAAATAGCGATGAATGACTTATtagacataaaatattataatagaaatgaTTTTTTGACAGCCTTTTATTGCATACGAGCTTATTAATGCATGCATCTGAATAGGGTATACATATGTTTGAAGGCATTGTCAATCtcagtattaaataataatacaaattcaaaCGCAACGCtgatgttttatgttattttataggGTTTTGTTACTGATAGAGAGAAATGACAGCTCATTCACTGCAACACCAGCTTTTCATTAAACACCCTGTACagca
The sequence above is drawn from the Puntigrus tetrazona isolate hp1 unplaced genomic scaffold, ASM1883169v1 S000000116, whole genome shotgun sequence genome and encodes:
- the phyhd1 gene encoding phytanoyl-CoA dioxygenase domain-containing protein 1 isoform X1, producing the protein MDVLTDQDVQKFRAEGYLVLDGLLSSEECDSLRVRMSEIIERMDVPEHCRTQFSTDHDEQLKTQMQGNADYFITSGDKIRFFFEKGVFDDKGEFIVPREQSLNKIGHALHAHEPLFKAVTHSDKVQDLGKKLGLINPVILQSMYIFKQPGIGGEVTPHQDATFLYTQPLGRVTGVWMALEDASLENGCLWFIPGSHSDGITRRMVRTPKGTFPLTDFIGREKNYDDKLFVPAPVKKGGAVLIHGEVVHRSAANTSAASRHVYTFHIMESENTVWSPENWLQPTEELPFPPLYT
- the phyhd1 gene encoding phytanoyl-CoA dioxygenase domain-containing protein 1 isoform X2, which gives rise to MDVLTDQDVQKFRAEGYLVLDGLLSSEECDSLRVRMSEIIERMDVPEHCRTQFSTDHDEQLKTQGNADYFITSGDKIRFFFEKGVFDDKGEFIVPREQSLNKIGHALHAHEPLFKAVTHSDKVQDLGKKLGLINPVILQSMYIFKQPGIGGEVTPHQDATFLYTQPLGRVTGVWMALEDASLENGCLWFIPGSHSDGITRRMVRTPKGTFPLTDFIGREKNYDDKLFVPAPVKKGGAVLIHGEVVHRSAANTSAASRHVYTFHIMESENTVWSPENWLQPTEELPFPPLYT
- the phyhd1 gene encoding phytanoyl-CoA dioxygenase domain-containing protein 1 isoform X3, coding for MSEIIERMDVPEHCRTQFSTDHDEQLKTQMQGNADYFITSGDKIRFFFEKGVFDDKGEFIVPREQSLNKIGHALHAHEPLFKAVTHSDKVQDLGKKLGLINPVILQSMYIFKQPGIGGEVTPHQDATFLYTQPLGRVTGVWMALEDASLENGCLWFIPGSHSDGITRRMVRTPKGTFPLTDFIGREKNYDDKLFVPAPVKKGGAVLIHGEVVHRSAANTSAASRHVYTFHIMESENTVWSPENWLQPTEELPFPPLYT
- the dolk gene encoding dolichol kinase, with translation MQPDPVLVESAVVFSVVLSVHCAVWNQLSWCCVALAVQAFYVQHKWDRLIRTGAAVFQFRPSSNSGVLPASMVLPLLGLALRGRCVAVGNVYMERFAMVVTVIGMMLALFLSLIALGITRPVPTNTCVIAGIAGSAILYTVKQTLTVSEVIEVLEVLLIFVYLSLILLYLLPRCFTPGEALLILGGISFIINQLIKRSLASSGNANADPLPYFLPVAVLGLVLLGIFFAVLFVFMESETWSASLFFHTMTAVLGLGLLVPWLSLLTQHHPITWLMHFIAETNTRLWLIGFWAALLLLAVALVMHQNSHRSAGSKKHQASTAVRKYFHLLTVLTFAPGLALDRPLLHLAAVGCLAAFLFLEFVRYFRIRPLGAPLRRLLTLFLDERDSGPLILTHIYLLLGVALPVWLTPASCTPNGGLGGAGGLVPYAGVLAVGVGDTVASVFGSTVGEIRWPGTKKTFEGTATSVFAQIIAVVVFLIADGSINLNASYSWVVGSITMVAMLEAYTTQIDNLLLPLYLYILLLL